Proteins found in one Sporosarcina jeotgali genomic segment:
- a CDS encoding PSP1 domain-containing protein, which yields MYNVAGIRFKKAGKIHYFDPMDYDLKVDDYVIVESARGTEYGKVVSMMVDMDGSDLVLPLKKVIRPASTEDMDKVEENQLDAEKAFTTCVAKIQEHKLDMKLVDVEYTFDRNKVIFYFTAEGRVDFRNLVKDLASIFRTRIELRQIGVRDEAKMLGGIGPCGRMLCCSTFLGDFEPVSIKMAKDQNLSLNPSKISGLCGRLMCCLKYENDEYEEAKALMPDIGSRIETPDGPGKVVGLNLLERLLKVKLTDQDQTLEYAWEELSKKTGQPVN from the coding sequence TTGTATAACGTTGCAGGAATCCGCTTTAAAAAAGCGGGTAAAATACATTATTTTGACCCAATGGATTATGACTTGAAAGTAGACGATTATGTAATCGTTGAATCAGCACGTGGCACAGAGTATGGAAAAGTAGTAAGTATGATGGTGGACATGGATGGTTCTGATTTAGTTCTGCCATTAAAGAAAGTTATCCGTCCCGCTAGCACAGAGGACATGGATAAGGTAGAAGAAAACCAACTCGACGCTGAAAAAGCATTCACTACATGTGTCGCAAAAATCCAAGAGCACAAACTAGATATGAAACTTGTCGATGTGGAATATACATTTGATCGAAATAAAGTGATTTTCTATTTTACAGCTGAAGGGCGAGTCGATTTCAGAAACTTAGTGAAAGACTTAGCATCCATTTTCAGAACGAGAATCGAGCTGCGCCAAATAGGCGTCAGGGATGAAGCTAAAATGCTTGGCGGAATTGGCCCTTGCGGCAGAATGCTCTGTTGTTCTACATTCCTGGGCGATTTTGAACCAGTTTCTATTAAGATGGCAAAAGACCAGAATCTATCACTTAACCCTTCCAAGATCTCAGGGTTATGCGGAAGATTGATGTGCTGTCTAAAATACGAGAATGACGAGTACGAGGAAGCCAAAGCACTCATGCCTGATATTGGTTCACGTATTGAAACTCCAGATGGACCAGGAAAGGTCGTCGGTCTGAACTTGCTGGAACGTTTGTTGAAAGTGAAATTAACCGATCAGGACCAAACACTTGAATATGCTTGGGAAGAACTGTCGAAGAAGACGGGACAGCCCGTCAATTGA
- the yabA gene encoding DNA replication initiation control protein YabA: MKEGNFLDKVIEYEQQLDSMHKQFREIIGFVAKMTEENHSLQLENHHLRARLDELDLQAAADKKTAERSQRADVGEGVDNLARIYNEGFHVCNVHYGSTRKGEDCLFCLSFLSKQNL; the protein is encoded by the coding sequence TTGAAAGAAGGGAACTTTCTCGATAAGGTAATCGAATACGAACAACAACTCGACTCTATGCATAAGCAATTCCGTGAAATAATCGGTTTTGTTGCCAAGATGACGGAAGAAAACCATTCACTTCAACTTGAGAATCATCATCTGCGCGCACGTTTAGACGAGTTGGATTTACAAGCTGCTGCTGATAAAAAAACCGCAGAACGATCGCAACGGGCAGACGTTGGCGAAGGCGTAGACAATTTGGCTCGCATTTATAATGAGGGATTCCATGTATGCAATGTCCATTATGGAAGCACGCGTAAAGGTGAGGATTGCCTGTTTTGTCTCTCGTTTCTAAGTAAACAAAATTTGTGA
- a CDS encoding tRNA1(Val) (adenine(37)-N6)-methyltransferase, protein MEPIELRGDERLDYLLAEDLRIIQSPSVFSFSLDAVLLARFAYMPIRRGKVVDLCAGNGAIPLFLSARTSADIIAVELQEQLADMASRSIAYNQLDQQITMLCDDVIGIAAKIGFDQYDVVTCNPPYFKAYENSEQNQKEPLTIARHEVKLTLDQAVRSASELLKQGGKAAFVHRPGRLLDIITSMRANRLEPKRIQFIYPKEGKEANTLLIEGTKDGKPDLKILPPLYVYQSDGTYTEEVRQLLYGTEE, encoded by the coding sequence ATGGAACCAATCGAATTACGGGGTGACGAACGCCTCGATTACTTACTTGCTGAAGACTTGCGAATTATTCAAAGCCCCTCTGTTTTCTCATTTTCTTTAGATGCTGTACTGCTGGCCCGATTTGCGTACATGCCGATTCGACGCGGAAAGGTTGTTGACTTGTGTGCTGGAAATGGGGCAATTCCACTGTTCTTAAGTGCTCGAACTTCAGCCGATATTATAGCCGTGGAGCTGCAGGAACAACTCGCTGATATGGCAAGTCGCAGTATTGCTTATAATCAGCTGGACCAGCAAATTACAATGCTTTGCGATGATGTCATCGGGATCGCCGCAAAAATTGGATTTGACCAATATGATGTCGTGACATGCAATCCGCCTTACTTTAAAGCGTATGAAAATAGTGAACAAAATCAAAAAGAACCACTGACAATTGCGCGGCACGAAGTAAAATTGACGCTGGACCAGGCGGTGCGTTCTGCGAGTGAGTTACTGAAGCAAGGCGGGAAGGCAGCATTTGTCCATCGTCCAGGAAGATTATTGGATATCATCACGTCGATGAGAGCGAATCGGCTGGAGCCGAAGCGTATTCAATTTATTTATCCGAAAGAAGGAAAAGAAGCAAATACGCTGCTAATTGAAGGAACCAAAGATGGAAAGCCTGATTTGAAAATACTTCCCCCGTTATATGTCTATCAATCAGACGGTACGTATACTGAAGAAGTGAGGCAGCTATTGTATGGAACAGAAGAATGA
- a CDS encoding GIY-YIG nuclease family protein — MEQKNDHLFYVLECKDGSYYGGYTTDLDRRVAAHNSGKGAKYTRARRPVRCIHHENFETKREAMQAEYRFKQLTRPAKERYLKLEEADE, encoded by the coding sequence ATGGAACAGAAGAATGATCACCTGTTTTACGTACTTGAATGTAAAGATGGCTCTTATTATGGTGGATACACGACAGATTTAGATCGAAGGGTTGCCGCGCATAACTCAGGTAAAGGGGCAAAATACACGCGGGCAAGAAGGCCTGTTCGTTGTATTCATCATGAAAATTTTGAAACAAAGCGGGAAGCGATGCAAGCGGAGTATCGCTTCAAACAGTTGACCCGACCCGCGAAAGAACGGTATTTGAAACTGGAGGAGGCAGACGAATGA